The Catharus ustulatus isolate bCatUst1 chromosome 16, bCatUst1.pri.v2, whole genome shotgun sequence genome window below encodes:
- the TRAF7 gene encoding E3 ubiquitin-protein ligase TRAF7 isoform X2, giving the protein MSLRSTFSLHEEEEEPEPLVFAEQPSVKLCCQLCCSVFKDPVITTCGHTFCRRCALTSEKCPVDNAKLTVVVNNIAVAEQIGELFIHCKYGCRPAASSKPTAFEVDPRGCPFTIKLSARKDHESSCDYRPVRCPNNPSCPPLLKMNLEAHLKECEHIKCPHSKYGCTFIGNQDTYETHLETCKFEGLKEFLQQTDDRFHEMQVAMAQKDQEIAFLRSMLGKLSEKIDQLEKNLELKFDVLDENQSKLSEDLMEFRRDASMLNDELSHINARLNMGILGSYDPQQIFKCKGTFVGHQGPVWCLCVYSIGDLLFSGSSDKTIKVWDTCTTYKCQKTLEGHDGIVLALCIQGNKLYSGSADCTIIVWDIQNLQKVNTIRAHDNPVCTLVSSHNMLFSGSLKAIKVWDIVGTELKLKKELTGLNHWVRALVASQNYLYSGSYQTIKIWDIRNLECVHVLQTSGGSVYSIAVTNHHIVCGTYENLIHVWDIETKEQVRTLTGHVGTVYALAVISTPDQTKVFSASYDRSLRVWSMDNMICTQTLLRHQGSVTALAVSRGRLFSGAVDSTVKVWTC; this is encoded by the exons ATGTCCTTGCGCTCCACGTTCTCACTccatgaggaagaggaggagccA gagcccctggtgtttgcagagcagcCGTCCGtgaagctgtgctgccagctgtgctgcagtgtgtTTAAGGATCCCGTCATCACAACCTGTGGG CACACGTTTTGCAGGAGATGTGCCTTAACATCTG AGAAGTGCCCCGTGGACAACGCCAAGCTGACGGTGGTGGTGAACAACATCGCGGTGGCCGAGCAGATCGGGGAGCTGTTCATCCACTGCAAGTACGGCTGCCGGCCCGCCGCCAGCAGCAAGCCCACCGCCTTCGAGGTGGACCCCCGGGGCTGCCCCTTCACCATCAAGCTGAGTGCCAGGAA GGATCATGAGAGCAGCTGTGATTACAGGCCCGTGCGCTGCCCCAACAACCCCAGCTGCCCTCCCCTCCTCAAAATGAACCTGGAGGCTCACCTGAAGGAGTGTGAGCACATCAAGTGTCCCCACTCCAAATACGG GTGCACGTTCATAGGGAACCAGGACACCTATGAGACCCACCTGGAGACGTGCAAGTTCGAGGGGCTGAAGGAGTTCCTGCAGCAGACGGACGATCGCTTCCACGAGATGCAGGTGGCCATGGCCCAGAAGGACCAGGAGATCGCCTTCCTGCGCTCCATGCTGGGCAAACTCTCTGAGAAAATCGACCAGCTGGAGAAGAACCTGGAGCTGAAGTTTG ACGTGCTGGATGAGAACCAGAGCAAGCTGAGCGAGGACCTGATGGAATTCCGCAGGGACGCCTCCATGCTGAAC GATGAGCTCTCCCACATCAACGCTCGGCTCAACATGGGCATCCTTGGAT CCTATGATCCTCAGCAGATCTTCAAGTGCAAGGGGACCTTTGTGGGCCACCAGGGCCCCgtgtggtgtctgtgtgtgtactCCATAGGAGACTTGCTCTTCAGTGGCTCCTCAGACAAAACCATTAAG GTGTGGGATACCTGTACCACATACAAGTGCCAAAAGACCCTGGAGGGTCATGATGGAATTGTGCTGGCTCTCTGCATCCAGGG GAACAAGCTGTACAGTGGCTCTGCTGACTGCACCATCATT GTCTGGGATATTCAAAACCTGCAGAAGGTGAACACCATCCGAGCACACGACAATCCTGTTTGCACTTTGGTCTCTTCTCACAACATGCTCTTCAGTGGCTCCCTCAAAGCCATCAag GTGTGGGATATTGTGGGTACTGAGCTCAAGCTGAAGAAGGAGCTGACAGGTCTCAACCACTGGGTTCGAGCGCTGGTGGCTTCCCAGAACTATCTCTACAGTGGATCTTACCAGACCATCAAG ATCTGGGACATCAGGAACCTGGAGTGTGTGCACGTGCTGCAGACATCGGGAGGCAGCGTGTACTCCATCGCCGTGACCAACCACCACATCGTGTGTGGCACCTACGAGAACCTCATCCAC gtgtggGATATCGAGACCAAGGAGCAGGTGCGCACACTGACCGGGCACGTGGGGACAGTGTACGCGCTGGCCGTCATCTCCACGCCCGATCAAACCAAAGTGTTCAGCGCGTCCTACGACCGCTCGCTCCGG gtgtgGAGCATGGACAACATGATCTGCACTCAGACCCTGCTGCGCCACCAGGGCAGCGTCACCGCCCTGGCCGTGTCCCGCGGCCGCCTCTTCTCCGGCGCCGTGGACAGCACTGTAAAG GTCTGGACGTGCTAA
- the TRAF7 gene encoding E3 ubiquitin-protein ligase TRAF7 isoform X1 — protein MSSNKNARYNRFSSGTTNIASSENTNGTRMETTFGPAFSAVTTITKADGTNTFKQHRRTPSSSSTLTYSPRDEDDGMPPISTPRRSDSAISVRSLHSESNMSLRSTFSLHEEEEEPEPLVFAEQPSVKLCCQLCCSVFKDPVITTCGHTFCRRCALTSEKCPVDNAKLTVVVNNIAVAEQIGELFIHCKYGCRPAASSKPTAFEVDPRGCPFTIKLSARKDHESSCDYRPVRCPNNPSCPPLLKMNLEAHLKECEHIKCPHSKYGCTFIGNQDTYETHLETCKFEGLKEFLQQTDDRFHEMQVAMAQKDQEIAFLRSMLGKLSEKIDQLEKNLELKFDVLDENQSKLSEDLMEFRRDASMLNDELSHINARLNMGILGSYDPQQIFKCKGTFVGHQGPVWCLCVYSIGDLLFSGSSDKTIKVWDTCTTYKCQKTLEGHDGIVLALCIQGNKLYSGSADCTIIVWDIQNLQKVNTIRAHDNPVCTLVSSHNMLFSGSLKAIKVWDIVGTELKLKKELTGLNHWVRALVASQNYLYSGSYQTIKIWDIRNLECVHVLQTSGGSVYSIAVTNHHIVCGTYENLIHVWDIETKEQVRTLTGHVGTVYALAVISTPDQTKVFSASYDRSLRVWSMDNMICTQTLLRHQGSVTALAVSRGRLFSGAVDSTVKVWTC, from the exons ATGAGCTCAAACAAGAACGCTCGCTACAATCGATTCTCCAGTGGCACAACAAACATCGCTTCTTCTGAGAACACTAACGGG aCAAGAATGGAAACAACTTTTGGACCAGCCTTCTCTGCTGTGACCACCATCACAAAGG CTGACGGGACCAACACTTTCAAGCAGCACCGTCGGACCCCGTCCTCCTCCAGCACCCTCACCTACTCCCCACGGGACGAGGATGATGGCATG CCTCCCATCAGCACCCCGCGCCGCTCCGACTCCGCGATCTCCGTCCGCTCCCTGCACTCCGAGTCCAACATGTCCTTGCGCTCCACGTTCTCACTccatgaggaagaggaggagccA gagcccctggtgtttgcagagcagcCGTCCGtgaagctgtgctgccagctgtgctgcagtgtgtTTAAGGATCCCGTCATCACAACCTGTGGG CACACGTTTTGCAGGAGATGTGCCTTAACATCTG AGAAGTGCCCCGTGGACAACGCCAAGCTGACGGTGGTGGTGAACAACATCGCGGTGGCCGAGCAGATCGGGGAGCTGTTCATCCACTGCAAGTACGGCTGCCGGCCCGCCGCCAGCAGCAAGCCCACCGCCTTCGAGGTGGACCCCCGGGGCTGCCCCTTCACCATCAAGCTGAGTGCCAGGAA GGATCATGAGAGCAGCTGTGATTACAGGCCCGTGCGCTGCCCCAACAACCCCAGCTGCCCTCCCCTCCTCAAAATGAACCTGGAGGCTCACCTGAAGGAGTGTGAGCACATCAAGTGTCCCCACTCCAAATACGG GTGCACGTTCATAGGGAACCAGGACACCTATGAGACCCACCTGGAGACGTGCAAGTTCGAGGGGCTGAAGGAGTTCCTGCAGCAGACGGACGATCGCTTCCACGAGATGCAGGTGGCCATGGCCCAGAAGGACCAGGAGATCGCCTTCCTGCGCTCCATGCTGGGCAAACTCTCTGAGAAAATCGACCAGCTGGAGAAGAACCTGGAGCTGAAGTTTG ACGTGCTGGATGAGAACCAGAGCAAGCTGAGCGAGGACCTGATGGAATTCCGCAGGGACGCCTCCATGCTGAAC GATGAGCTCTCCCACATCAACGCTCGGCTCAACATGGGCATCCTTGGAT CCTATGATCCTCAGCAGATCTTCAAGTGCAAGGGGACCTTTGTGGGCCACCAGGGCCCCgtgtggtgtctgtgtgtgtactCCATAGGAGACTTGCTCTTCAGTGGCTCCTCAGACAAAACCATTAAG GTGTGGGATACCTGTACCACATACAAGTGCCAAAAGACCCTGGAGGGTCATGATGGAATTGTGCTGGCTCTCTGCATCCAGGG GAACAAGCTGTACAGTGGCTCTGCTGACTGCACCATCATT GTCTGGGATATTCAAAACCTGCAGAAGGTGAACACCATCCGAGCACACGACAATCCTGTTTGCACTTTGGTCTCTTCTCACAACATGCTCTTCAGTGGCTCCCTCAAAGCCATCAag GTGTGGGATATTGTGGGTACTGAGCTCAAGCTGAAGAAGGAGCTGACAGGTCTCAACCACTGGGTTCGAGCGCTGGTGGCTTCCCAGAACTATCTCTACAGTGGATCTTACCAGACCATCAAG ATCTGGGACATCAGGAACCTGGAGTGTGTGCACGTGCTGCAGACATCGGGAGGCAGCGTGTACTCCATCGCCGTGACCAACCACCACATCGTGTGTGGCACCTACGAGAACCTCATCCAC gtgtggGATATCGAGACCAAGGAGCAGGTGCGCACACTGACCGGGCACGTGGGGACAGTGTACGCGCTGGCCGTCATCTCCACGCCCGATCAAACCAAAGTGTTCAGCGCGTCCTACGACCGCTCGCTCCGG gtgtgGAGCATGGACAACATGATCTGCACTCAGACCCTGCTGCGCCACCAGGGCAGCGTCACCGCCCTGGCCGTGTCCCGCGGCCGCCTCTTCTCCGGCGCCGTGGACAGCACTGTAAAG GTCTGGACGTGCTAA